The Plasmodium gaboni strain SY75 chromosome 5, whole genome shotgun sequence nucleotide sequence TTTCATTTAATCCAAATGGATCATTAACTATTATAGAtagaaaaaagaatatttttaaattagCACAAGGAGAATATGTAGCTGTAGAAAAAGTAGAAGCATCATATAAACaatctttatttattagCCAAATTTTCGTATTTGGATATTCTTATGAATCTGTTCTCGTTTGTGTTATTTGCCCATCTACAGATTCTATCGATATATGGAGAACTCAAAAGAAAATCAAAGCAACTGATGAAGAAGTAATTAAATTACCAGAATTTAAAACTGATGTTATTAATGATTTAACATCCATAGGAAAAAAAGATGGACTCAAAGGATTTGAGCAAATTAAAGATATTCATTTTACTCTTGAGCCATTTACTATAGAAAATGATTTAATGACACCCACGGGCAAAATTAAAAGACATGAAGCtaaaaaaagatttaaAAAGGAAATTGATCAGATGTATGAAAGGTTGAAGAATTAAAACATAAAGGATAATACAcatacatatgtatatatatatatatatatatatatatatatatatatatatatagaagaaacaaaaagaagtggaaaaaaaaaaaaaataaaagcCGTGATttctgttttttttttaagaaaaaatattattaacaaaatgttatgtatatgtatatgtatatatatataatatatatatgtttatatatttatattccgttaaaatatatatacatatacatatccttttatatatatatatcattttgtttCATAAAATGACAATTTAAGTATAATTTAATGCTTAAATTATGGTTCATTTTCCTCCTTATAAGAAATGaaacattttaataaataaaaatttgttGTGTGAATGGAAAATATTTgcacataaaaaaaaaaatatatatatatatatatatatatatatatatatattttatatatttatacatttgcactatttttacatttgaattttttttttttttttattttttttggattaaaatgatatcatatattatgagcattttattcatataaggtttataaaaaattagtTGTATATGTctattttgtatatatatttatatatatatatatatttttttttttttttaatatgtttgtacgtttttttaaaaaatcatattgaatgataaaatttttataatacttaaaaaaaatccATAGGTTGTTAAGAATTgggtatatatatacctacatacataaatagatacatacatatatatatatatatatatatatatatatttatatatttatattttatatttttatttttaataattttaaaaaagcattaacaaaaagaaaaaaaaataataatgtatcaataatatgaattataagttatatataaattaagTGAGGTGTTAAAAAGTAGTTTAGTATTCCacttaatatatttcataggaacataaataaaatattaaatatatatatatatatatatataatatttttacacaataaaaaaatcattTGTTAATgttatcatatttttatgattgtaccaaaaaaaagaagaaaaagaaaaaagaaatgaagAACAAAATTTTGTGATCAAATTTTATTCAAGTGTGTAAAACgtattcatttattatggttactaaaaaaattttttttttttttttttttttcaccaataataaaatatatatattattataaaatatattagattgtgcattttttattattttttattattttatatttattttttttgattacttgttcttttaaaaaaaaaaaaaaggtaatatttaaaatatttatctCTGATTAAAACAAACctttttatgttatatatatatatatatatatatatatatatttatttatataatcatgaaatatttttatgaaggaaaaaatacagtgagatataatatgatattaatataataaatagttataataagaaatatatataatatatattaaaagttataatatacttatatatatatatatattataatgatttaATATGAATGGTACGGAAGAAATTAATAGCATATCAACAAAGAATATTTCGACAAATGAgttaaatgaaaatataaatggtagcttaaataataagaaaagaaaaaaggCACAAAGAGGATATGgaaatgatgatataagtgatgatataaatggTAATGTGAATGacaataaaaatgataatatggatgataatattaatgacaatatggatgataatattaatgacaatatggatgataatattaatgataataatttaaaaaaaaacaatgTTGTAAATATGAAGGATTTATTTTCAAGCGAAAGCGAAAGTTTAAAGGATGAAGATGATAGTAAGGATTCATTGGTTGATTTTAAGAGCcctaaaaaaaaaaagtcatcagataaagaaaaaagagatataaagaataagaagaatgtgaataatatagaaaatgtGAATAATTTAGAAGAGaatgtattaaataattcGACAAGAGAGCAGTTGGATGATGACAtagaaaatgatataaGTGGTATGAATGTATTATTAGACGATGTAGATTTAGAAAGTTTTTATGGTAGTACTggaaaaataataaaattaagaataaggaattttttaaatcatGAAAATTTAGAATTAACATTTAattgttataaaaatataataattgGAAAAAATGGTAGAGGTAAAAGTGCAATTGCACAAGCTGTTGCTGTTGGTTTAGGTAGTCAAGGCAAACATGCAGGAAGAGATATAAATTTAGCTAACTATATAAAAGATTAtgataagaataaaaagaatttaGTATGTTCtatagaaatatttttatcaaattCAGGAAATAATGCTTATAAACGTGATATATATGGAGATGTAATTGTAATAAAGAGAATGTTTTCTTCTCATTctaataaattttatttatatggattacaaaaaaatatttacacATCAGATATGACAAGGCatatattagaaaaaaaaaaaaaaagtgaaCATATATCCCCCAATAAatatgaagataataataataatgataataataatgatgataatatttataatgataatatttataatgataatatattgggtaccaaaaataaaaacaataaatttaatcaaaataaatatgtaagAAAAAAGTCATTCAttgaaaattatttaaattttatcaagctaaatattaaaagcccatgtgtatatttagatcaagaaaaaggaaaacaatttttttcaaatattacaccaaaaacattatataaattttttatgacGTCAGTTGGTTTAAATATTGTTGAAGATGAAAttgaaaaagaagaagagCTTTTAAAGAACTgtttaattaaaataaaacaaaaagaattattattaagtCCATTTGaagaagaattaaaaatatcaCGTGAAAGGAATATGTTGTTAGAAAAGAatttcaatatattatatttatatgattgtaattataaaaaaataatattttatgaactattaaaaaattgtatTCTAGAttttaatgaatatataaaatatgaaagtattaaaaatgaaaatattttatatagtatagaatttaaaatgaatactttaataaataaaaatgaagatataaaaaatgaactAAAAGATGTGTTACATAAagattataatatatataatgatataataaaaaagaatatagataaaatatttaaatataataatatgataaatgaattaagtaatataaaaataaaacatatacaAAGAAAAGATGAAATTCTTAATTATCTTAGTTCATTTGAAAAAGctaaagataataaaaatattgtacaagaatatataaataaatatgaatcacaaattaatttattaaaagaaaaaattaaaacagaaaatgataaagaaGTTGAACTTATTAAcgaaattaataataaagaaaattcaatatatgaaatgaattatttaataaataagtatcaacataatattgatgatattaataaaaagataaaatatatttctatgcaatcaaataaattacaaaaaattaaaaataatgaaatcaaaaaaaaaatatatatatatggatatgatatatataatgtaagaaataatattataaaatatttcaatatGACAACTATCATGTCTGAGAACAATTCATATCATGATAATCTAACAAAGGATAACacaaatgaaaataataatattaataataataataataataatatattcatggatgaaaaaaaaaaatataaaaacaattcttcacataataataataataattccttttattttaaacATGAACCTATAGGTCCAGTAGgtgaatatataaaattaaaggGACCTGTtgaaaatacaaaaatttTATCTATCATAGAAAAACATTTAGgtgatatattttattcatgGCTTGTCAGTTGTTATGAAGATAAaaatcatttaaataaaatggatatagaaaataagagtaaatttaatataatcataACTAATGCATTCGTGCATGTTAATCGAGAGAAACtattacaaaatatatattttttattaagtCGTATCAAAGGTAATActatatattcttatttaGATATCGATTTATTGCCTACAcctttattattttatctatatgataattttaaaatattacaGACTCtaatatgtaaaaattCTAAAGAATTACAAGAATTATTGCATGTgaatgataaaaaaattataaagtCTATATATGTCATCGACGATTTTGTATTAGTAAAAATACTATCAAATGAAAGTTTACATTATATTCCTTCAAAGCAggaatattataaagatgttctttttttaaaatggACTAAAGACGAACAGAAAAAGAACaataatatggaaaatGACAAGAAAACACAAAgtgaaataaataataatgatccaaataataataataataataataataataataataataataataatgatgatgatgatgaagaaaaaaaaaaaaaaaatcttcTTGAACATCTTAATTTGTTGCAATCAGAATTTCAAACAAACGAAGAACAAATTAAAGAACtagaaaaaacaaaaattcAAAAAGAAGATGAAATATCCAACATGTCcaagaaaatattatcttataaaaatgttgTTAATAGTTTAAACGAATCATTagaaaaatgtaaatattcTCAAGACgaattaaaatatgaattaaaaaatttagaTGAATTAAAAGCTAACcatgataatatattttcagAACAATTAGATAttgaaataaaagataaaaataatgatattaaagaaattgatgaatatataaaagatataaatgaatatattaacatcttagaaataaaaaaagataaggcattaaataataatagtttatataaatgttttatatCTACACATAAggaatatttaaaaaaaaaaaaagaaaatattcaatatataatagaaGAATATGATAATTTGAAAGAAgtattaattaaattagaaaaagataaacaaaaaaatgatgaaatcgcatcaaaaaaaaaaaaaaattttatcatatcaataaataaattgaATAGTATATATGTGGAATCGATACGTAACAATTTTGATTTGGatcaaatatttttgagaaatccatttttaatattgaAGGATAAATATGAAAACTGGACTATAACAAATGTAATCATaaggagaaaaaaaagggAGGATAATATAAAGGATGTTCATAAAACAAATGGTGtgaataatttaaatgTGGGGGATATTATGAATTATGTGAATAAACCAaatcataataatgatCACAATGATGATGCTATAAAAACAAGTTGTATTTCCATCGAAgaaaacaaattaaatgaaaattatcAGATAGAAACTATTTTTGTCATTCATAAAAATCtagaaaatataacaaaacATGATGAAGAGCATATTAAAGTGGATATTCCTTTGTCATGTttaaattcttttaataaaatttttatgtCCTCAAAAGGtatagaagaaaatatgtTAGAAAACAGCAAAGACagttataataaaagtgTAATAAAAGTGGGGAATAATAAGGAAGGAGAAATCGAAGTATTAATAGAATTAGAAgaatatgtaaaaaaaaatattgtgagtaatgttttaaatgataatataaaacaagTAGATAATATGGATCAGAATAATAGAGATccaaataatataagtgatgataataatgataaatataaatattctgatgaaaataataaaatgattGAAAAGAATCATAGTATAATagaaagaaatatttttgaaaatgATCCAATAGATATgttaaatgaaaaatatgaagatatattatGGAAAAAACgatgtaataaaaaaaaagaaatattagaaatattaaaaatgcatggatatatagaaaaagaaaataatacagataataatttaaaagattattataataatttaattgaacaatatataaatgatgaaaaaagTTTTGAAAAACaattaaaacaaatatctgatttaagaaataattatgatatgCATTTTTCTAATATCACATTAAGAAAATCTAAATTTCTAGATATTCtagaaaaaacaaaaaatcaaatcacattacattttaaaaatatgttaaaacttatgaataattataaaggaaaaattgaatttgatgatataaatagAAATCTAAAAGTCATGGTATCAATTAATCAGGATATTTCAAATAATGTTTATATGGAAATTAATTCTTTATCAGGAGGAGAAAGATCAACCATACAAATGGCTTTATTGGcttcattttctttaacAGAATCTTCTTCATTTCATATTTTTGATGAATTAGATGTATACATGGATGAGCTTACCAGAGTTAAAAAgtaaaaagaaaatataataattagtatatatacatatatatatatatatataaatatatgtgtgtgtgtgtttatttattttttagtATGAGGCTCTTTTGTGACTTTGTTGAAAAGAATAATGATaaacaatatttttttataacacCTCACATAGAAATAACTGAATTATTTTTAGGTAATTATTATGAGTATATGTACAAATgagttttttttttctaccattacatatatatatatatatatatatatatttatttatttatttatttttatcttgTAGGGGATGCGAAGCAAAAGAAGGCTAAAATATTAAACTTATCTTAATTAGTTCCTTGGGaatttacttttttttatttttttatttttttattttattttttttattattaacaattttatatttcatcATCATAGATACGATGTTTAATTCATCTTTGTAAATTGATTATTTTGTTActattcattttttttttttgtaaatattaaaaaacaaaaaatttaaaatataaaatataaaacataaaacataaaacataaaattatttttttaaattcgttttttatatataatagtataacaatatatgagtaatatgatatattaaaatgttgCCATATAATATGTTCTAAATGTTCATTTTTCAACCCTTTTAATAActcacatatatatatatatatatttatatatttatatttattaatgaggacattattataattatccTTTATGATAATGTAAAACCTTAAAATAGACAAGTCTTCCTGCTCATATTGACATATTACTTTTATGGTTACATTATTAATGATACAATACATATTCACCCTACATATATAGGAAGACCCGAAAAACCACATGaacatattaaatatacatatatatatatatatatatatatgtatatattttttgaatagatctatagtaatatatatacacacTTGTGTTGTAAAACTGACAGGTAAGATAATATGACAGATgagtaatatatttaccATCATGTATGGTGAAATAATTTAAcaatttattaaaatattattgtttaaaacaaaattaaaagaaaaatttatatgGATATAACATATGTTctattaaaattaaaagatcTTAGAGATACTTTGAAAGATgatgaaataaaagataaataaataaatatatatatatatataataataacataattaacaatataataataaaataaacaaataaatgaataagtctatatatatatatatatatatatatatatatttatatatgtatatatatttagagtaacaaaaataaagggagacatattaattttttgaaaacaaaaagaaacttaattcttataataaattaattcgttcaaaaaaataaaatattttttttactattTCCATTGCATTAATTGTGttatgtataaaaataatgttcaaaaatatataaataatgtatacaatatgtatatgtatatacatatatataaacatgtaatatatgaatttcttttaatttatatgtaataactatttttataaatatcatCTCTGaatgtatacatattattattgttatatgactggataatatttttgtcatgtatactattattattaatattattattattgttgaTTGTGTTATTAGCATTATTTTGAtgttgataataattattaaaattcATAGAACAGTTGGttaattcattattatcattattatttgcAGATACATTTTGATTGACATTATTTGTATACTTTGTATATTGATTTTGTTGTAAAAATCTTTGAGATTCATCATTAATGACATgttcattataatttatcatatgttcatttgtaatattttttgttccATTTAATGTTTGTAAGTTTTTTATAAAGTTAAtagatttattattattttgtgGTTGAGCTATTGTTAAAGatcttttttttgatgTATGTGAAGGTCcatttattatgttttcATTTTGTGTTGTAACAAAGTTATTGATCGCATTTAATTGCATATCTTCTGTATTGTTTGTAAAATGGCTAGCAAAATTATTTGCACTATTATTacaatttatattattattattattattacttttattattctttttactattattatttacattattcatattgcttacattattaatattcatattatttacgttcatattatttacattcatattatttatattaagattatttatattattatttgatgTTACGTTGTTGACAGGTGCATTAAAATTCAGCATATTATTTTGAGtcatattatttgtaaaaGCATCATTAAAATGGTCtgtattattttgataatgAACATAAAATTNNNNNNNNNNNNNNNNNNNNNNNNNNNNNNNNNNNNNNNNNNNNNNNNNNNNNNNNNNNNNNNNNNNNNNNNNNNNNNNNNNNNNNNNNNNNNNNNNNNNtataaaagaataaaaagcattatctatattatttaattattattagaaaaTGTTTAATTACTATATATAACGgcattatataaaaagaaatttttttttttttttttttttttttttttggagattgagtaatataaaaggaataaaaaaaagtactatacaaatatatatatatatatatatatatatatatatatgtgataaTTTTTGgtataataaattttttagcttcaacattttttataatctATGAATATTAGACCATCctaaatatttatttcatgAAAATTTTGAAAGGAATATATTTCTATGATATGgtagtatatatattatatatatgtgtatttttCTGTTGgttttattaaaaagtaaaaaaaaaaaaaatataaattattcaaGAGGgtttcatatatatgaaaacATAATATTCGTTGTAACgttaaaatgaaatatttattatatattgtttatatttaaacttttatttaa carries:
- a CDS encoding hypothetical protein (conserved Plasmodium protein, unknown function), with product MNGTEEINSISTKNISTNELNENINGSLNNKKRKKAQRGYGNDDISDDINGNVNDNKNDNMDDNINDNMDDNINDNMDDNINDNNLKKNNVVNMKDLFSSESESLKDEDDSKDSLVDFKSPKKKKSSDKEKRDIKNKKNVNNIENVNNLEENVLNNSTREQLDDDIENDISGMNVLLDDVDLESFYGSTGKIIKLRIRNFLNHENLELTFNCYKNIIIGKNGRGKSAIAQAVAVGLGSQGKHAGRDINLANYIKDYDKNKKNLVCSIEIFLSNSGNNAYKRDIYGDVIVIKRMFSSHSNKFYLYGLQKNIYTSDMTRHILEKKKKSEHISPNKYEDNNNNDNNNDDNIYNDNIYNDNILGTKNKNNKFNQNKYVRKKSFIENYLNFIKLNIKSPCVYLDQEKGKQFFSNITPKTLYKFFMTSVGLNIVEDEIEKEEELLKNCLIKIKQKELLLSPFEEELKISRERNMLLEKNFNILYLYDCNYKKIIFYELLKNCILDFNEYIKYESIKNENILYSIEFKMNTLINKNEDIKNELKDVLHKDYNIYNDIIKKNIDKIFKYNNMINELSNIKIKHIQRKDEILNYLSSFEKAKDNKNIVQEYINKYESQINLLKEKIKTENDKEVELINEINNKENSIYEMNYLINKYQHNIDDINKKIKYISMQSNKLQKIKNNEIKKKIYIYGYDIYNVRNNIIKYFNMTTIMSENNSYHDNLTKDNTNENNNINNNNNNNIFMDEKKKYKNNSSHNNNNNSFYFKHEPIGPVGEYIKLKGPVENTKILSIIEKHLGDIFYSWLVSCYEDKNHLNKMDIENKSKFNIIITNAFVHVNREKLLQNIYFLLSRIKGNTIYSYLDIDLLPTPLLFYLYDNFKILQTLICKNSKELQELLHVNDKKIIKSIYVIDDFVLVKILSNESLHYIPSKQEYYKDVLFLKWTKDEQKKNNNMENDKKTQSEINNNDPNNNNNNNNNNNNNNNDDDDEEKKKKNLLEHLNLLQSEFQTNEEQIKELEKTKIQKEDEISNMSKKILSYKNVVNSLNESLEKCKYSQDELKYELKNLDELKANHDNIFSEQLDIEIKDKNNDIKEIDEYIKDINEYINILEIKKDKALNNNSLYKCFISTHKEYLKKKKENIQYIIEEYDNLKEVLIKLEKDKQKNDEIASKKKKNFIISINKLNSIYVESIRNNFDLDQIFLRNPFLILKDKYENWTITNVIIRRKKREDNIKDVHKTNGVNNLNVGDIMNYVNKPNHNNDHNDDAIKTSCISIEENKLNENYQIETIFVIHKNLENITKHDEEHIKVDIPLSCLNSFNKIFMSSKGIEENMLENSKDSYNKSVIKVGNNKEGEIEVLIELEEYVKKNIVSNVLNDNIKQVDNMDQNNRDPNNISDDNNDKYKYSDENNKMIEKNHSIIERNIFENDPIDMLNEKYEDILWKKRCNKKKEILEILKMHGYIEKENNTDNNLKDYYNNLIEQYINDEKSFEKQLKQISDLRNNYDMHFSNITLRKSKFLDILEKTKNQITLHFKNMLKLMNNYKGKIEFDDINRNLKVMVSINQDISNNVYMEINSLSGGERSTIQMALLASFSLTESSSFHIFDELDVYMDELTRVKNMRLFCDFVEKNNDKQYFFITPHIEITELFLGDAKQKKAKILNLS
- a CDS encoding hypothetical protein (conserved Plasmodium protein, unknown function) — its product is FYVHYQNNTDHFNDAFTNNMTQNNMLNFNAPVNNVTSNNNINNLNINNMNVNNMNVNNMNINNVSNMNNVNNNSKKNNKSNNNNNNINCNNSANNFASHFTNNTEDMQLNAINNFVTTQNENIINGPSHTSKKRSLTIAQPQNNNKSINFIKNLQTLNGTKNITNEHMINYNEHVINDESQRFLQQNQYTKYTNNVNQNVSANNNDNNELTNCSMNFNNYYQHQNNANNTINNNNNINNNSIHDKNIIQSYNNNNMYTFRDDIYKNSYYI